One window of the Chryseotalea sp. WA131a genome contains the following:
- a CDS encoding shikimate dehydrogenase, translating into MEKKFGLIGSTVSHSFSKSYFDEKFFREGLRDYHYDLYPLQTVEELKKLLNENPELCGLNVTVPYKEKVMKFLSDIDNDAKKIGAVNVIKIQNGKLVGYNTDSDAFYETLEKWFPKIENAKALVLGSGGSSKAVRQALRKLSIPFQIVSREKTSGDLTYEELEQNGSLLTATPLIINTTPLGMSPDANAFPPINFELINSTHYVYDLIYNPARTVFLQKAEMRGANIKNGLEMLHIQAEKAWAIWNN; encoded by the coding sequence ATGGAAAAGAAATTTGGCTTAATCGGCTCAACCGTATCTCATTCATTTTCCAAATCATATTTCGATGAAAAGTTTTTTAGAGAAGGATTGCGAGACTATCACTACGATCTATACCCGCTACAAACAGTAGAAGAGTTAAAAAAACTATTGAACGAAAATCCAGAACTCTGCGGATTGAACGTAACGGTTCCCTACAAAGAAAAGGTGATGAAATTTCTATCCGACATTGACAACGATGCAAAAAAAATTGGAGCAGTCAACGTCATCAAAATCCAAAACGGAAAATTAGTAGGCTACAATACCGATAGCGATGCCTTCTATGAAACCTTAGAGAAATGGTTTCCTAAAATTGAAAATGCAAAAGCGTTGGTACTAGGAAGCGGAGGTTCTTCGAAAGCTGTTCGTCAAGCGTTGAGAAAACTGTCCATACCCTTTCAAATTGTTTCGCGCGAAAAAACCAGTGGTGACCTTACATATGAAGAGTTAGAACAAAATGGCTCGTTGTTAACAGCAACTCCGCTCATCATCAATACCACACCCCTCGGCATGAGCCCTGATGCCAATGCCTTCCCTCCTATCAACTTTGAATTGATCAACAGTACGCATTATGTGTACGATTTGATTTACAACCCAGCCCGCACCGTGTTTTTACAAAAAGCAGAAATGCGCGGGGCGAACATTAAAAACGGGTTGGAGATGCTGCACATTCAGGCAGAGAAAGCGTGGGCGATTTGGAATAATTGA
- the truB gene encoding tRNA pseudouridine(55) synthase TruB: METFPSPAEGRVLLVNKPLDWTSFDVVNKLRYKLKIKKIGHAGTLDPLATGLLIICTGKLTKKIDEYQAQEKEYIGHFVIGQTTPSHDLETEVSLPVDISSLAEEQVYTAAKKLTGTLQQIPPLHSAIKIDGKRAYKLARKGADIELKPREVTVSEFEITSIEKPKICFRIVCSKGTYIRSLARDFGNELGVGAYLASLCRTRIGNFKLEEAKTLEEIN; encoded by the coding sequence ATGGAAACCTTTCCATCACCAGCAGAAGGGCGCGTGCTACTAGTGAACAAACCATTGGATTGGACTTCTTTTGATGTGGTGAATAAACTTCGCTATAAACTGAAAATCAAAAAAATCGGACATGCCGGCACACTCGATCCATTAGCGACCGGGCTTTTGATTATTTGTACGGGAAAACTCACAAAAAAAATTGATGAATATCAAGCGCAGGAAAAAGAATACATAGGCCACTTTGTAATTGGGCAGACTACACCTTCTCACGATTTGGAAACAGAAGTATCTCTTCCAGTTGATATCTCGTCCCTTGCAGAAGAGCAAGTTTACACGGCAGCGAAGAAGCTTACGGGCACCTTGCAACAAATTCCGCCCCTGCATTCGGCCATTAAAATAGATGGAAAGCGTGCCTATAAATTGGCTCGCAAAGGTGCAGATATCGAATTGAAACCTCGAGAAGTGACGGTTTCTGAATTTGAAATTACCTCCATCGAAAAACCAAAAATTTGTTTTCGGATTGTTTGTTCGAAAGGAACATACATTCGCAGCCTTGCTCGCGATTTTGGAAATGAGTTGGGCGTAGGTGCTTACCTCGCTTCACTTTGCCGAACCAGAATTGGTAATTTTAAGTTAGAAGAAGCAAAGACCTTAGAAGAAATCAATTGA
- a CDS encoding undecaprenyl-diphosphate phosphatase → MSIIEAIILAIVEGITEFLPVSSTGHMIIASSLMGIAENPFTKTFTVAIQLGAIFSVVVLYWKRFFQTINFYIKLFVAFLPAAVIGFLLNDYIDQLLERVEVVAVMLILGGIVFLFIDKLFKKTEENEVPEINYTTALKIGFFQTIAMIPGVSRSAATIIGGLTQKLTKKTAAEFSFFLAVPTMAAATGYKLLKFYKAGNGFSSDEIMILLVGNAVAFIVAMLAIKSFIQFLTNNGFKLFGYYRIVLGVIILVLYLSGIKLSV, encoded by the coding sequence ATGTCGATTATTGAAGCCATTATACTCGCCATCGTGGAGGGTATAACCGAATTTTTGCCAGTGTCTTCCACCGGGCACATGATCATTGCCTCTTCTTTGATGGGCATTGCCGAAAATCCCTTTACTAAAACCTTTACGGTGGCCATCCAGCTAGGGGCGATTTTTTCAGTGGTGGTTTTGTATTGGAAAAGATTTTTTCAAACAATCAACTTCTATATAAAACTGTTTGTGGCCTTTTTGCCGGCCGCAGTGATTGGTTTTTTGTTGAATGATTACATCGATCAACTTTTAGAGCGAGTAGAAGTGGTAGCAGTCATGCTTATCCTTGGCGGGATTGTTTTTTTGTTCATCGATAAGCTGTTTAAAAAGACCGAAGAAAATGAGGTGCCAGAAATCAACTATACCACTGCACTTAAAATTGGTTTCTTTCAAACTATTGCCATGATACCCGGAGTATCTCGGTCAGCCGCCACCATTATTGGGGGGCTCACACAAAAACTCACCAAAAAGACAGCTGCGGAGTTTTCCTTTTTCTTGGCCGTGCCTACCATGGCTGCCGCCACCGGTTATAAACTTCTAAAATTTTACAAAGCCGGAAATGGATTTTCATCGGATGAAATAATGATCTTACTTGTTGGCAACGCAGTTGCTTTCATAGTGGCCATGTTGGCAATCAAATCATTCATTCAATTTTTGACCAACAATGGATTTAAATTGTTTGGCTACTATCGCATTGTTTTGGGTGTAATCATTCTAGTGCTTTATCTATCTGGAATTAAACTCTCGGTGTAA
- a CDS encoding DUF3098 domain-containing protein encodes MNKLAFGKKNYQFMIIGVAVLLIGFLIMSMDKEPYGFGFLGLTLGPIVVLAGFGIEIYAILHTPAETKGTKENK; translated from the coding sequence ATGAACAAGCTCGCTTTCGGAAAAAAGAATTACCAATTCATGATCATTGGTGTGGCGGTATTGCTGATTGGCTTCCTCATTATGTCAATGGATAAAGAACCGTATGGATTTGGTTTTTTGGGATTGACGCTCGGTCCCATCGTGGTGCTTGCGGGATTCGGAATTGAAATCTATGCCATCCTTCATACACCGGCCGAAACGAAGGGTACCAAAGAGAACAAATAA
- a CDS encoding gamma-glutamyltransferase family protein, whose protein sequence is MKLRLAILLTVLPLFSFGQSFNNLPVTTQKPPLHGRHWMAVTGKPLAATAGAMIFTKGGNAVDASCAMLAASCTMWDVLSWGGETQALIYNPKTKKVIAINALGVAPTGATADFFKGKGMKYPPEFGPLAAVTPGTPGGLMTMLAEYGTMSLKEVLAPAMQMAEGYPIEAQTANSIERGKDQIKQWPYSKKIFLPHLGEKREAPNAGEVFVQKDLLTTLQKLVEAEQLALKKGKDRKAAIYAAYDRFYKGDIAKEIARGTQEQGGLITEQDLATWKVKIEEPLSTNYRGVEVYKLQQWTQGPAFLQTLNILENYDLKSMGYNSTRYIHTVYQAMNLAFADRDFYYGDPALAPEEPIKGLLSKEYAKERMKLINNDRNDAKASPGDPYPYEGKQNPYNDLLKNWGNSQASNFQITNPLDERFLESFTAGTTSVEAADKEGWVVSITPSGGWVPACVAGNTGVGLSQRMQSFVLDAKENPFNVVEPGKRPRVTLTPTLALKDGKPFLSFAKQAGDEQDQLLLQFFLNMVEFGMTVQEACEAPSFKTLQMYSSFGDHEKIPGGLTLNSAMPAWVRKDLGRMGYKITYQERTSGPINAIWFDWVNGTFWGGSSNHGEDYGLGW, encoded by the coding sequence ATGAAATTAAGGCTAGCCATCCTTCTCACAGTCCTTCCATTATTTTCATTTGGTCAATCGTTCAACAACCTACCAGTTACCACACAAAAGCCACCGCTGCACGGCAGGCATTGGATGGCCGTTACGGGCAAGCCACTGGCGGCCACGGCCGGTGCCATGATTTTTACCAAAGGCGGAAATGCGGTGGATGCCTCGTGCGCCATGTTGGCGGCCAGTTGCACCATGTGGGATGTATTGAGTTGGGGAGGAGAAACCCAGGCACTCATTTACAACCCGAAAACCAAGAAAGTGATTGCCATCAATGCATTGGGGGTTGCGCCAACAGGTGCTACGGCCGATTTTTTCAAAGGCAAAGGAATGAAGTACCCGCCTGAATTTGGACCTTTGGCAGCCGTAACACCCGGCACACCTGGTGGTTTGATGACAATGTTGGCAGAGTATGGCACCATGAGCTTGAAGGAAGTACTAGCACCTGCTATGCAAATGGCAGAGGGTTATCCAATAGAAGCGCAGACCGCCAATTCGATCGAACGTGGAAAAGATCAGATTAAGCAATGGCCGTACTCAAAAAAGATTTTTCTTCCTCATCTGGGGGAAAAGCGTGAGGCGCCAAACGCAGGTGAAGTGTTTGTGCAAAAAGATTTATTGACAACGTTGCAAAAGTTGGTAGAGGCCGAGCAGCTCGCATTGAAGAAGGGCAAAGATCGTAAGGCGGCCATCTATGCGGCTTACGACCGGTTTTATAAAGGAGATATTGCCAAAGAAATTGCTCGTGGCACACAAGAACAGGGCGGCCTGATCACCGAGCAAGATCTAGCCACTTGGAAAGTGAAAATTGAAGAACCACTATCTACTAATTATAGAGGCGTTGAGGTGTACAAATTGCAGCAGTGGACACAAGGCCCTGCCTTTTTACAGACACTGAATATTTTGGAAAATTATGATTTGAAAAGCATGGGCTATAATTCTACTCGCTACATCCACACCGTGTATCAAGCAATGAACTTAGCTTTTGCCGATCGAGATTTTTATTATGGTGATCCGGCTTTAGCACCGGAAGAACCCATCAAAGGATTGTTATCAAAAGAGTATGCGAAAGAGCGCATGAAGTTGATTAACAACGACCGCAATGATGCCAAGGCAAGTCCCGGTGATCCTTATCCATATGAAGGCAAACAAAATCCGTACAATGACTTATTAAAAAACTGGGGCAACTCGCAAGCAAGTAACTTTCAAATCACTAATCCGTTGGACGAAAGATTTTTGGAATCCTTTACTGCTGGCACCACTTCTGTGGAGGCGGCCGACAAGGAGGGGTGGGTGGTTTCAATTACTCCAAGTGGTGGCTGGGTGCCTGCCTGCGTTGCAGGGAATACGGGTGTGGGCTTGAGCCAACGTATGCAATCATTTGTGTTGGATGCAAAAGAAAATCCCTTCAATGTGGTGGAGCCTGGCAAGCGACCTCGGGTAACGCTCACGCCAACGCTGGCATTGAAAGACGGAAAACCATTTTTATCTTTTGCGAAACAAGCGGGTGACGAGCAAGATCAATTATTACTGCAGTTCTTTTTGAACATGGTGGAGTTTGGAATGACGGTGCAAGAGGCATGTGAGGCACCGAGCTTTAAAACTTTGCAGATGTACAGCAGCTTTGGCGATCATGAAAAAATTCCGGGAGGCCTCACACTGAACAGCGCAATGCCGGCTTGGGTGCGCAAAGATTTAGGTAGAATGGGTTACAAGATTACTTACCAAGAAAGAACCAGTGGCCCGATCAATGCCATTTGGTTCGATTGGGTGAACGGCACGTTTTGGGGCGGAAGCAGTAACCACGGAGAGGATTACGGGTTGGGGTGGTAA
- a CDS encoding beta-lactamase family protein: protein MTRQILTALLISFSIQQGFSQDFDKAKLDSYFKAIETNDKFMGNVAVIKDDKIIYSKSVGYIDRENKVKANEESKYRIGSISKAFTTVLILKAVEAEKLDLNQTIGKWFPTIKYSDKITVKNLLNHRSGIHNFTDDQEYLTWNTQPKTEKEMIEIITKVGSDFEPNTKSSYSNSNFVLLTYILEKSFKSSYSTILAKYITQPIGLINTYFGGQINTSKNESKSYRYMNTWKQEPETDMSVPLGAGGIVSTANDLVKFSNALFTGKLLKNENLEFMKSTIDRYGNGLFQIPFYNKIGYGHTGGIDGFSSVFSNFDNNVSYALVSNGTGFNNNDISIAVLSAVYNKPYDMPDFKSFNLTSEDLDKYLGIYSSTQFPLKITITKDSATLIAQATGQSSFPLKATDKDIFKFDQAGLVLEFIPLDKTMILKQGGGQYTLKKE, encoded by the coding sequence ATGACCCGACAAATTTTAACAGCTCTATTAATTAGTTTTTCTATCCAACAAGGCTTCTCACAAGACTTTGACAAAGCGAAACTAGACAGTTATTTCAAGGCGATTGAAACAAACGACAAGTTTATGGGAAACGTTGCGGTTATAAAAGATGATAAGATCATTTACAGCAAATCAGTTGGTTACATTGACAGGGAGAATAAAGTTAAGGCAAACGAAGAATCGAAATATAGAATTGGTTCGATTTCAAAAGCGTTTACGACTGTTTTGATTTTAAAAGCAGTTGAAGCTGAGAAGTTGGACTTAAACCAAACTATTGGAAAATGGTTCCCAACTATTAAATATTCCGACAAAATCACAGTAAAGAATTTGCTTAATCACAGAAGCGGAATCCACAACTTTACAGACGACCAAGAGTATTTGACTTGGAACACTCAACCCAAAACAGAGAAAGAAATGATTGAAATTATAACAAAAGTTGGAAGTGATTTTGAGCCAAACACAAAATCTTCGTACAGTAATTCAAATTTCGTTTTGTTGACATACATTCTTGAAAAGAGTTTCAAAAGTTCATACTCAACAATATTGGCTAAGTACATCACTCAACCTATTGGATTAATCAATACTTATTTTGGTGGACAAATCAATACCTCTAAAAATGAAAGTAAATCTTATAGATATATGAATACTTGGAAACAAGAACCTGAAACAGATATGTCAGTTCCATTAGGAGCCGGGGGAATAGTCTCGACAGCAAATGATTTAGTGAAATTCAGTAATGCATTGTTCACAGGTAAACTATTGAAGAATGAAAATCTTGAATTTATGAAAAGCACGATTGACCGATATGGAAATGGACTTTTTCAAATTCCTTTCTATAACAAAATTGGTTATGGACATACAGGAGGAATTGACGGGTTTTCGTCAGTATTCTCGAACTTTGATAATAATGTTTCTTATGCTTTAGTTTCAAATGGAACGGGTTTCAACAACAACGACATTTCTATTGCCGTGTTAAGCGCTGTTTATAATAAACCATACGACATGCCTGATTTCAAGAGTTTCAATCTTACTTCAGAAGACCTAGACAAATATCTTGGTATTTATTCGTCAACACAGTTCCCCTTAAAAATTACTATTACAAAAGACAGTGCAACTTTAATTGCACAAGCAACAGGACAATCTTCATTTCCACTGAAAGCCACAGACAAAGATATTTTCAAATTTGACCAAGCAGGGCTTGTTTTGGAGTTTATTCCGTTGGACAAAACAATGATTTTAAAACAAGGTGGCGGACAATATACCTTAAAGAAAGAATGA
- a CDS encoding transposase — protein MLFGIYIKYLKEKNVDAYIPNIGQYRAQREGFIYNQQKDQYECQRGKKAILPCKGERSDRKGYQKKTYRSSESVCKDCPLRVACCGKSTKFKKIEDNIHKPLYDLMHKKMQTPYAKQMGRIRSKTVEPVLGTLINFMNMKRVNTRGIRQANKHVIMAAPAYNLKKYLRFESPKVTAMIKKMELLGETTATFSSPFLCFVKSVMASPFFRTLFSAPHIAVP, from the coding sequence GTGCTGTTCGGAATTTATATAAAGTACCTGAAGGAAAAAAATGTGGATGCCTACATCCCCAACATTGGGCAATATAGAGCGCAACGCGAAGGGTTTATCTACAATCAACAGAAAGATCAGTATGAATGCCAGCGTGGGAAAAAAGCAATACTGCCCTGCAAAGGCGAAAGATCAGATCGCAAAGGGTATCAGAAAAAAACATATCGGAGCAGCGAATCGGTTTGTAAAGATTGTCCCCTGCGCGTGGCCTGTTGCGGCAAGAGCACCAAGTTTAAAAAGATAGAGGACAACATCCATAAACCACTCTACGATTTGATGCATAAAAAAATGCAAACACCCTATGCCAAACAAATGGGCCGCATCCGCAGCAAAACAGTTGAGCCCGTGTTGGGTACGTTGATCAACTTTATGAACATGAAGCGTGTGAACACACGGGGCATACGCCAAGCCAACAAGCATGTGATCATGGCCGCACCGGCATACAACTTGAAAAAGTATTTACGTTTTGAATCTCCAAAAGTCACTGCCATGATAAAGAAAATGGAACTGTTGGGGGAAACCACGGCCACATTTTCATCGCCATTCCTGTGCTTCGTAAAATCGGTTATGGCATCACCATTTTTCCGCACTCTGTTTTCCGCCCCTCACATCGCTGTCCCTTAA
- the uvrB gene encoding excinuclease ABC subunit UvrB produces MDFKLTSQYVPTGDQPKAIEQLVKGISQGEQHQTLLGVTGSGKTFTIANVVANLNRPTLVLSHNKTLAAQLYGEFKQFFPENAVEYFISYYDYYQPEAFIPSSNLYIEKDLSINAEIEKLRLSATSSLLTGRRDVLVVASVSCIYGIGNPEEFGKNRIQLKVGESIPRNRFLFGLVDILYSRTEAEFKRGTFRVKGDIVDVFLAYADYAIRIYFFGDEIESIQNIDPVSGKKISEEKMAVIFPANLFVTGKDMLNQAIREIQDDMVLQVESFQQERKFLEAKRLKERTEFDLEMMRELGYCSGIENYSRYFDRRSVGARPFCLIDYFPDDFLMVIDESHVTVPQVRAMWGGDRSRKVNLVDYGFRLPSALDNRPLTFNEFESIMSQVIYVSATPSEYELRKSEGVVIEQLIRPTGLLDPMIDVRPSKNQIDDLLEEIDERVKKKERVLVTTLTKRMAEELTKFMERASVKCRYIHSEVSTLDRVEILRELRLGVFDVLVGVNLLREGLDLPEVSLVLILDADKEGFLRNQRSLVQTIGRAARNENGRVIMYADKITESMQLAIDETDRRRKVQLDYNSANGITPKTILKSIDSIMGQTKVADSKKTLKQYYIEDEEKSLAADPVTAYLNKDELTKMADQTRKAMEKAAKELEFMEAARLRDEYLAILKLLEGKK; encoded by the coding sequence ATGGATTTCAAACTCACCAGCCAATACGTGCCCACGGGCGATCAACCCAAAGCCATTGAGCAATTGGTAAAAGGCATTTCCCAAGGCGAGCAACACCAAACATTGTTGGGTGTTACCGGGTCAGGGAAAACGTTTACCATCGCCAACGTAGTGGCCAACCTCAATCGCCCCACGTTGGTGCTTAGTCACAACAAAACACTGGCAGCACAATTGTATGGTGAGTTCAAACAGTTCTTTCCAGAGAATGCGGTCGAATATTTTATTTCGTACTACGATTATTATCAGCCCGAGGCGTTTATTCCTTCGTCAAATCTCTACATCGAAAAAGATTTATCCATCAATGCCGAAATTGAAAAACTTCGATTGAGTGCTACTTCCTCGCTGCTCACCGGCCGAAGGGATGTATTGGTGGTAGCCTCGGTTTCTTGCATTTATGGCATTGGTAATCCCGAAGAGTTTGGAAAAAACAGGATTCAATTAAAAGTGGGTGAATCTATTCCGCGCAATCGCTTTTTGTTTGGGCTGGTAGATATTTTGTACAGTCGCACAGAGGCAGAATTTAAGCGCGGTACCTTTCGCGTAAAGGGCGATATAGTAGACGTTTTTCTGGCGTATGCCGATTATGCCATTCGTATTTATTTTTTTGGTGATGAAATCGAATCTATCCAAAACATAGATCCCGTTTCAGGAAAAAAGATATCAGAAGAAAAAATGGCGGTTATTTTCCCTGCCAACTTATTCGTGACGGGAAAGGATATGCTGAACCAAGCCATTCGTGAAATACAGGATGACATGGTACTGCAAGTAGAAAGCTTTCAGCAAGAGCGGAAATTTTTAGAAGCCAAGCGATTGAAGGAGCGTACCGAGTTTGATTTGGAAATGATGCGCGAGCTCGGCTATTGCAGTGGCATCGAAAATTATTCGCGGTACTTCGATAGAAGAAGTGTTGGCGCCCGACCTTTTTGCTTAATCGATTATTTCCCCGATGACTTTTTAATGGTGATTGACGAAAGTCACGTAACGGTGCCACAAGTGCGTGCCATGTGGGGAGGTGATCGCTCCCGCAAAGTAAACCTAGTCGACTATGGTTTCCGCTTGCCATCTGCGTTGGACAATCGTCCGCTTACATTCAATGAATTTGAGTCGATCATGAGCCAAGTCATTTATGTAAGTGCCACACCTTCAGAATACGAACTTCGAAAATCAGAAGGCGTTGTGATTGAGCAGCTCATTCGCCCTACTGGCTTGCTCGACCCGATGATTGACGTGCGCCCCAGCAAAAATCAGATTGATGATTTACTAGAAGAAATTGACGAACGCGTAAAGAAAAAAGAACGTGTACTCGTTACCACACTTACAAAGCGTATGGCCGAAGAGCTCACCAAGTTTATGGAGCGCGCTTCCGTCAAGTGCCGCTACATTCACTCCGAAGTTTCCACCCTGGACCGTGTGGAGATTTTACGAGAACTACGATTGGGTGTGTTTGATGTATTGGTAGGTGTAAACTTGTTGCGTGAAGGATTGGACCTGCCTGAAGTTTCGTTAGTGCTAATCTTGGATGCCGACAAAGAAGGCTTTTTGCGCAACCAACGCTCGCTGGTGCAAACTATTGGGCGTGCGGCACGTAATGAAAATGGCCGGGTAATCATGTACGCGGATAAAATAACTGAGTCGATGCAACTGGCCATTGACGAAACCGACCGCAGAAGAAAAGTGCAGTTGGATTACAACTCGGCCAATGGCATTACGCCTAAAACAATTTTAAAATCCATCGATTCCATCATGGGTCAAACCAAAGTGGCCGATTCTAAAAAGACATTGAAACAATACTACATCGAAGACGAAGAGAAATCGTTGGCTGCTGACCCGGTAACAGCTTATTTAAACAAAGATGAGCTAACCAAAATGGCCGACCAAACCCGCAAGGCGATGGAAAAGGCCGCGAAAGAATTGGAGTTTATGGAAGCCGCGCGGTTGAGGGATGAGTATTTGGCGATTTTGAAATTGTTGGAAGGCAAAAAATAG
- a CDS encoding permease-like cell division protein FtsX — MTSEITKNKFRKKKLGSYPFVSVVFSITLALFVIGVFGALVIYSKELERTVRENIKVQVYLKNQLTPEQTKQIEKALTAKSFVSKGGDAIKFISKEEAAKKFIQETGEDFKKFLGENPLRNAFLVRIDPAFQDTTLLKKVKKEAEQIAGVFQVDYVPLVVSSINQNITKIGLIVMALVSLLLVTIVLLINNTIRLALFSQRFLIRSMQLVGANRWFIQKPFLLRAVLHGIIAGLVASGLLMVLLSLATRRIEELTLIQNTDRLFLLMSSLILMGMVVAVTSTYRAVAKYLNLSLDELY; from the coding sequence ATGACCAGCGAAATAACTAAAAATAAGTTCCGTAAGAAGAAGTTGGGAAGCTACCCATTTGTGAGTGTAGTCTTTAGCATCACGCTTGCACTTTTTGTGATTGGCGTATTTGGGGCATTGGTCATCTACTCCAAAGAGCTAGAACGAACCGTTCGTGAGAATATAAAAGTTCAAGTCTATCTCAAAAACCAGCTCACTCCCGAACAGACGAAGCAAATTGAAAAAGCACTGACAGCAAAATCATTTGTCAGCAAAGGTGGAGATGCTATTAAGTTCATCAGCAAAGAAGAAGCAGCCAAAAAGTTTATTCAAGAAACAGGAGAAGACTTTAAAAAATTCTTAGGTGAAAATCCGTTGCGGAATGCTTTCTTGGTGAGGATCGATCCTGCCTTTCAAGACACCACACTCCTAAAAAAAGTAAAAAAAGAAGCAGAACAAATTGCGGGTGTATTTCAAGTTGACTACGTGCCCTTAGTGGTAAGTTCGATTAATCAAAACATTACTAAAATTGGTTTAATCGTGATGGCATTGGTATCCTTGCTACTAGTTACCATTGTATTGCTCATCAATAATACCATTCGCCTCGCCTTATTCTCGCAACGGTTTTTAATCCGCAGTATGCAATTGGTAGGAGCCAACCGTTGGTTCATTCAAAAACCATTTTTGTTACGTGCTGTTTTGCATGGAATTATTGCCGGCTTGGTTGCCTCTGGGCTACTGATGGTTTTGCTATCGCTGGCCACCAGGCGCATTGAAGAACTGACACTGATTCAAAATACCGATCGACTCTTTTTACTGATGAGCTCATTGATTTTGATGGGTATGGTGGTAGCGGTAACCAGCACCTATCGGGCCGTAGCTAAATATTTGAATTTATCATTGGACGAACTTTACTAG
- a CDS encoding TonB family protein, which produces MEKGTGLVVSREENNETIYFEVEDSIMVASYTVSDSYDTLYGFTDVIPTYKGGMQEFYRGISKLIRYPNYARRNRIEGKVFIRFTTNKKGLIDSAKVIKGIGGGCDEAALEACIKQTRWIPGTRKGKPVKTSLVLPIIFKLT; this is translated from the coding sequence TTGGAAAAGGGCACAGGTCTAGTAGTTTCGAGAGAAGAAAACAATGAAACCATTTATTTCGAGGTTGAAGATTCAATAATGGTTGCCTCTTACACGGTGTCCGATTCATACGATACATTGTATGGGTTTACTGATGTTATTCCAACATATAAAGGTGGAATGCAAGAATTTTATCGTGGCATAAGTAAGTTGATTAGGTACCCCAATTACGCAAGGCGAAATAGGATTGAAGGTAAGGTATTCATAAGATTTACGACTAATAAGAAGGGACTAATTGATTCTGCAAAGGTAATTAAGGGAATCGGAGGTGGCTGTGACGAGGCAGCCTTAGAAGCTTGCATTAAACAAACTCGGTGGATACCGGGCACTCGTAAAGGCAAGCCTGTGAAAACAAGTTTAGTTTTGCCCATTATTTTTAAATTAACATAA